A stretch of DNA from Ignavibacteriota bacterium:
CTTTGGTTTGAACTATGGAACGAAACATTCTTTACATATTATTCAGACAAAGGAAAGAAACCGCTAAAAGAAAATTGGGCATACGAACAAGATGAAGACGGAAATGAATTGAAGGGTGATGCGGCAACTGCAACACCACCACGATTCAAGCCGGTAAAAAATGTCAAAGATGATGAAGAAAAAATTCAATATGGAACAAGCACTTTAAATATTAGAGGACAGCTTGAAACACTTGGTTCTAAACTTAGAATCCCTCGTTACGATTTCCTTTTTCGCCCAGGAAAATTTACTCCTGCACTGGATGGTAAAGTTGACAACGACCTTGATTCATTATTAAAAGCATGGATTGGCAGCAACAAGCCAATAACGATTCTTGATTTGTCAGGTGTGCCAATTGATATTCTTAATACAATTGTCGGAGTTCTATTGAGAGTTCTTTATGAGGGTTTGTTTTGGTCGAGACGATTATCTCAAGGCGGTATAGAAAGACCTTTATTAGTTGTTATGGAAGAAGCACACAATTATCTAAACGACAATTTCAAGGGCATTGCTTCAAGTGTTGTGCAAAGAATTGTAAAGGAAGGCAGGAAGTATGGTATCGGAGCGATGATTGTTAGCCAAAGACCTTCGGAAATAAACTCAACGATTCTTTCGCAATGTGGAACATTTTTCGCAATGCGACTTGCTAATGCAACAGACAGAGGGCATATCACGGCTGCCTTACCAGACAATTTAGATGGACTGACAAATATGTTACCTATACTTAGAACTGGCGAAGCAATAATTGTTGGTGAAGCAGTAAAGTTGCCAATGAGAACAATTATTGAAGCACCGCCCAAAGATAAAAGACCAAACAGTCAAGACCCAATTGTTTATGATGAGAAGCCGACAGAAGATTCATGGCAACCCGGTGGTTGGGGAATACCAATGGAACCGAATCCAAACTTTGAAGAATTTTTAGAGGTTTGGAGAGCGCAAAATCCATTTCCGGCAAAAGTTTTTAAGGGAGAAGGAAAAATTAAATCAACAAAAAAGAAAAAATAAATCATGGAAAGAACACAAGTTGATTCGACAAACATTTCATCAATAGGATATGATGAAGATTCAAACACACTTGAAATAGAATTTCATAGTGGTGCGGTTTACCAATATTTCGATGTTCCTTTAAATGTGTATGAAGGATTGAGAGATTCAGGTTCTAAAGGACAATATTTTGCACAAAATATAAAAGGTTATTACCGTTATGTGAAAATTTGATTCTTAGTTTTATTAACTATTCCCAATTAAGTAAAAATAATATGATTTCAAAATTGATTAGCACAGACATAACAATTTGCAGTAATGCGTAAACCACTAACACGAAACAAGTCCCTCCCAATCTTCTTCGGAGAACTTCAAGTTAAAGGAGAAAAACAGTTTGTGGAACCATCACAACCGCAGAAGGAAGAACCGCGCCTGTTTTATCAGCACCCACACGGAGAACTTTGGCAAGGGAACAGTATCGAGTGGTTAAAATCGTTACAGTCGGAAAGTGTTGATGTAATTTTTGCCGACCCGCCATACAATATCAAAAAGGCAGAGTGGGATAGTTTTGAAAGTCAGGAAGAATACATCAGGTTTTCGATGCAGTGGATTGAACAGGCGGCAAGAGTGTTGAAACCGACCGGAACACTTTTCATTTGTGGCTTTTCTGAAATTCTTGCAGATATAAAACATCCGGCATCAAAACATTTCAAATCGTGCCGGTGGATTATCTGGCACTACAAAAACAAAGCAAACCTTGGCAAGGATTGGGGACGAAGTCACGAGAGTATTTTGCATTTCCGCAAAACAAAAAACTTCACCTTCAATATTGACAGTATCCGCATTCCCTACGGCGAACATACCTTGAAGTATCCGAGTCATCCGCAAGCGGAAACGAGTCAATATGGAAAAGGAAAAAACGGAGACCATATTTGGGAACCGAACCCACTCGGCGCAAAACCAAAAGATGTTTTGGAAATCCCACAAGACATTATCGAAGTACCGACAACGTGCAACGGTATGCACGAAAAGACTCCACACCCCACACAAAAGCCGGAAGAACTTTTGCGCAAAATCATTCTTGCATCTTCCAACATCGGTGACACCGTGCTTGACCCATTTTGCGGTTCCGGAACAACTCCTGTTTGTGCAGAGCAACTCCAACGCAAATGGCTGGCTTGCGATTTATCAATTGA
This window harbors:
- a CDS encoding ATP-binding protein, which codes for MQNKSTFLGTIQDVNGTTVSVTLANESLSGLTYVDGEGYRIGQIGSFVKIPIGYIDLFGIVTQVGASAVPENQVMNQPYGNRWFTIQLVGEGQRNGKFERGISQYPTIGDEVHLVSESDLKRIYGQPDRPYFVKVGHIAGAESISALVDVNKLVTRHSAIVGTTGSGKSTTVAGILSALSDSKNYPSARIIILDIHGEYGQAFRGRANIFKVNADTKSQENELYIPYWALNFDELTQISFGEFGNEKDRSALIERVIGQKEKTLLKYPKNGVIKETISVDSPIPFSLNQLWFELWNETFFTYYSDKGKKPLKENWAYEQDEDGNELKGDAATATPPRFKPVKNVKDDEEKIQYGTSTLNIRGQLETLGSKLRIPRYDFLFRPGKFTPALDGKVDNDLDSLLKAWIGSNKPITILDLSGVPIDILNTIVGVLLRVLYEGLFWSRRLSQGGIERPLLVVMEEAHNYLNDNFKGIASSVVQRIVKEGRKYGIGAMIVSQRPSEINSTILSQCGTFFAMRLANATDRGHITAALPDNLDGLTNMLPILRTGEAIIVGEAVKLPMRTIIEAPPKDKRPNSQDPIVYDEKPTEDSWQPGGWGIPMEPNPNFEEFLEVWRAQNPFPAKVFKGEGKIKSTKKKK
- a CDS encoding KTSC domain-containing protein; its protein translation is MERTQVDSTNISSIGYDEDSNTLEIEFHSGAVYQYFDVPLNVYEGLRDSGSKGQYFAQNIKGYYRYVKI
- a CDS encoding site-specific DNA-methyltransferase codes for the protein MRKPLTRNKSLPIFFGELQVKGEKQFVEPSQPQKEEPRLFYQHPHGELWQGNSIEWLKSLQSESVDVIFADPPYNIKKAEWDSFESQEEYIRFSMQWIEQAARVLKPTGTLFICGFSEILADIKHPASKHFKSCRWIIWHYKNKANLGKDWGRSHESILHFRKTKNFTFNIDSIRIPYGEHTLKYPSHPQAETSQYGKGKNGDHIWEPNPLGAKPKDVLEIPQDIIEVPTTCNGMHEKTPHPTQKPEELLRKIILASSNIGDTVLDPFCGSGTTPVCAEQLQRKWLACDLSIEYLDWAVKRLELVEDWNIDKWITYDMENAKRRNSIR